TCACGCTCAACACGTGGAATCATCGGCCCCATCCCTCCCTGTACGCGAAGATATAAGTAAATTTCAAGACAAATGCGTCTCCGAGCTGAGTTCCACTCTAAACACAAGCAAAAGACCTAAAAGCGAGATACCGAGAAGTCCTGACAAAGTGCCTGAGCTCCGAAGAAACAGTGACCCTGATGTGCCAAGTAATTACGTGACTGTAATCGAAGTAACGGGTAGctcgaagaaagagaaaaatgaaggATCTCTCAAGGAGGAGGATGAGAAAGGTGTTGTATTCACTTTGtaccattttataattaaatccaATTCCATTCATACGTATGCTTCACGGGCAGATCTGGAAAATGCGATTAATGAAGATGGAGAGGACGGTGATGCAGAGGCATCAGAGGAAGAACCTTACTATGATTCCGTAGCTTTAGATCAAACAGGAGAGTATGTATATATTGATGCACGTGTTCCGCCTGTGGGAAACAATAATGGCAACAGAGTGCCACAGAGAAGACCGCCTTCTCTTCCCGATTCACCAGGGAACCAGAGCAATTATGTCAACAtcgattattttatacagtaagCAGTTCCCtcaaatcaatttaataatcCCATAAAAGTGATGATGTACACTCAACCATTCCTCTATCTCCAGACACAGGGCAGCGATGGACAGCGAGGACGAAGAAGGCGCGAGTCCAGCGCCGCCGATTTTGCTACGTGCTCTTAGCACCGACAACGAAACCGGCAGCAGCGACGCGGAACCTTTAAGTCTGAGCGAGGGCAGCTTAGAATCGCCGACGCCGACGACACCGCGCCGACAAGAGAAGAGTAAAGATCGCGAGGACGATAGAACGTCTATGATCAAATGCATCGTCAACTCGGTAGTGGAAAGCGAAGCTGTGTACGTTGAATGTCTAAACGTGATGTTGCAAGTACGTGGTCCATTGCTTTAAATGAAGTACGAGAAAACGTGTTCATGAATCTTTAGCGCATAATTTTCTTTAGTACATGAAAGCTATAAGGGCGACGTTGACCACGTCTCAACCAGTCATCTCGGAAGATGAATTCGGCACAATGTTTTACAAGATACCTGAACTGCACGAGCTGCATCAAACATTTTTGAACGGTCTTAGGAAAAAATTGGAGAAATGGGACAGCAAGACTACCATAGGCGAACAGTTCAAAGTAAGAGTTGAAATCTGTCAAGAAGAGATGTGTTTTTAATCTGTCATTAACGTATATCGTTCTCCGCAGATAATGGCTAGCAACATTGGCTTGTACGGAGCTTTTTTACACAACTACGCCCGCGCTACCGACACCGTACGAAGATGTTCCGCGCATTCCACACAATTCGGTGAGATCACAAGAGACATAAGACTCAGAGGATTTCCCAAAGGTCCAGGTTTATCGCTCGAAGATCTTCTGCACAAGCCTGTTGCTCGCGTGCAAAAGAATGCGCTGGTATTGCATGTGAGTATTTACGTACTTACTCGGATGTACTCGATCGAGTATATAAACACACGAACGTGCTGTTATTAAACGAAGGTTACCCACACAAGTTGATAAAGTCACGTGGAAATATACTAGCTTTATCTTATCAGACAATTCGCGTTGATAATTTCCTTTCGATTGATCGTAGGATCTCCTTAAGCATACACCAATGAATCATGCAGATCATGCACCGCTCTCCGAGGCTCTTGCTATGACTAGAAACTTCCTAGACGAATTCAACATTATACAGACGAAATCAATGTTTCCGGTGAGATCAAGTGAAAGCAAACTCAGGACGTTCGCGAACAGTGATGCACggtataaaaatgttcaactgTTTCTAGAGTCATGACAGAGCACAGCGAAGATTAGTGAAGAACTCTTTTGTGGTGGAACTGTCCGACGGTCATAGGAAACTGAGGCACCTGTTCCTCTTCAACGATGTGATCGCTTGTGCGAAATACAAGGCGTCTGGTAGAGATAAGTTCACGTTCGAGTTAAAGTGGTACGTGCCAGTGGCGGAAGCGGTGGTGACAGAGGACGGTATCGAGCCACGGGAGACTAGTCCAGCTAACGTTGTAGCTCTGAGGTACACAACCTGTCAATCGCATCTGATTCTATCGTTGagaacgtttctttttttaataatcgatCCTCGTTGCACACAGGTCGCAGGCATGTACCGTACGTGATCAGATATTATGGGAAGAGCGCAACGACGAGAAACGAATTAGGCTTGGCGGTAGAGGTTCggaaaaaaatagaaagaagcTTGCTGAGCTCGAAGCTCAACTAGTATTAGCGTCCCCAAATTTAGTATTACGCGTCGCGCATAAAAGTCAGCATCGAATGCAAAATTCGTACACGTTCTTTCTGTCCAGTGAATTTGAACGGTCCCAATGGGTTGAAGCGGTGGAGGCATTGCAACAGGTAATGCGTTCCCATATGTACCTAGATAAGTCAAAGGTGCGTAATTCACAGATTACGAATACATACAtgcgtacatacatacatacatacatacatactcTGTATAGATATTCGATAACGTCTTTTATTTAAATCGAGCACAAGGATGCAAGTAACGATACACTCATGAAGATAACTCGACCGCTAATGGAATCATTGCAACCGATAGTTTTCGTTTTTCATCTTTTAGGGTGGACAGCCTCCGGGACCGTTGCCTTTGTCGATGTACGAATTGCAGGCTTGGGTCACAGCCTGCCGCACCTATCTCCAGACAGATATGGGTAGCTATTTGTTAAGATCAGGCCGAGACGAGAGTTTATTACTGGGCGATCTTCACTTGACCCTGCTTGGCCTGACGCCGCCAGGTCTAGACCGAGTAGGAGATCTTTATATAATTGTGGAAGTCGACAGCTACGGACACTACTTTAAGAGAGCAAGAAGTCGAGTAGCAAGAGGTCAAGCTCCGACATGGGGTAATGTTCTATTCTACAGTAGCTTCAAGTACGCTGTACCTCCACGACCATACAACTAATCTCATTACTGTTTAAGGCGAAACCTTTGTCGTTGAACTAGAAGGCAGTCAGAACGTTAGAATTCTACTGTACGAGGAATGCGGGGCCCGCTCGGTGCTACGAGGCAAGTGTATACAAAGATTGAGCAGGTCTTGGCTGCAGTCGGACCAAGTGGAGAGGTCATTGAACTTAGGCCCAGCTACCCTAGACGTAGCTCTGCGTTTCGTTCCGAGCGAGGTGACTTTAAGGCGAGTGCCGTCTGCCAAACCGCAGGGTTTATTCGGAGCTAAAATTCAACAAGTGTGCAAGTACGTTACATAAACATGGCTACTCTTACTCCGAGCAACGGTCAATCAATTTACACACTCATGTTTACAGACGTGAAAAACGAGACGTTCCTTTTATCATAACGGCCTGCGTAAGGGAAGTGGAAAGGCGAGGCGTGGGAGAAGTAGGCTTATACCGAGTGTCCGGCTCCGCGTCTGACCTGACGAAATTGCGCAAATCGTTTGAGAGCAATTCGTACGAGGCGGAGCAATTGCTTAAAGAGGTAACACCTCATTTCCATGTTAATGTAGTCCTTCATTAACAGTTCCTGTGTTCCCCAGGTGGACGTTCATTCGGTGACGGGCGTCCTCAAACTGTACCTTCGCGAAATGCCGGAAGCTCTCTTCACGGACGCGCTTTACCCGGCTTTCTTGGAAGCTTTCCAAACCGGCGAGCTGTCGAAGGGCGCCGCCTTGCGAAGGGTCTACGAGAGCCTGCCCGCCGTGAACAAGGCGGTGATCGATTTCCTGCTGACGCATCTGATACGCGTGAACAAGCACGAGGCGCAGAACAAGATGTCGCTGCACAATCTGGCGACGGTGTTCGGGCCGACGCTCCTGCGGCCCGGCACCAACTCGCGGTCCGACGCGAAGAGCCGCGACCCGCTGGCCGCGGGCACCGTCGACGTGATGGCTCAAGCGGGCATACTTTACTGCTTCCTGCAGATGCACATGCAACAGAACAATCAGTCACTCTAGTCGAGAGATTCTTGTTGACATGCCGCAGCGTCGGTTGCTCGGGGCTCGCCGGACTCGTCGCGGCTAACGTTCGATTGTAAAATTCATCgatcttttataatatattttattagtttctcgtGACGTGTCGTTTACGCAACGCATTAAGTAGTATATATACAGGCTTTCACGAACACCCGGACCGGATGGAATTCCTGTGACGTCGAGACGCATACGAGTCACGCGACGAAGGACTTGCAGGCCGTCACATTGGTCCTTCGAGCtccgtaatatattttatacttttactcCGAAGTCCTAGCCAACGAGGGATCTGTACTTGGTTCGATTAAGGTCATGGTTTTAGGGATGAACTTCGATCAAGACTATGCTATACTAACATTCTCGATACACGTGTCAAACGATTTGTCATTTCGGTTTTTATTTCAGAAGCGTGAACGTAATTTGAATTCTCGCATGAACGATCAAAGTGTGTCCTTAAGATCTTGAGAATGTTCGAGTTAGTCGGACCAAGTATAGGGACTAACCGTTTCAACATTTTCGAAGACATTTTGAGGAAAAGAAACAGGATGGAAAATTCATGTTCACAttagagagacagacagacaggcAGTTCACTATTGTATCCACGCTTTAGAGAATAAGTGTTTTTTCCAATGGGGCGTGTTCCTAACAGAGAGTCTAAATTTTTTTACGCGATAACAACGTGACATACCTCCTTCAGCTATGTTCATGAGAATGTCCACTTTAATCGAGTGAATCACGTTCCTAAATATTCCTCCTACTGGACAATTTCGGGAGATCACGTTCCTTGGTATATGCAAATCGAAGCTTGATAGCGACGCGATATATACTGGCTGCATTCAGTTCATTACGGAAGCCGCGCTCCGCGAGCTGTTCTATTCTTTATAGAAGTATTTTCACAGAAGTACGCGCTCTCGAATTTTTGTAAAGGATATTGACGAGCGGTGGAGTTGAGACGTTTTTAACATTTAAGCTGTAATTAGACTCCCGTTTCGAGAATCGtgtctttattttcaaatattctttctttcctGAGCAATATTGTTTTCAGTGTGTTATTCTTGGAACTCTTATTTGTTCATAGAGAATTTCGTTATTCGTTTCTACGTTGACACGTTAACACTTGGCCAACCGAATgaggagatctcccacttttcatagcaattgccttttattctgtttatcttttcttttatttagtattgacgtgggattatttgcaattcatcaaatacgtttttaactaaattgaataagtataattgaagataatggagaaggTTGTAGTTACAGTTCCTTccaggcggtcgcctaagtgttaacacaGGAGGATTAACATCAGAGATCTCATTTCCGGTTGTTAGGTCTAAATACAGCTTAATGGAGCAccaaagagaagaaaatattcTCTCGCATACATCCGATAGAGTACCGTGATTGACCCTTTGAAGCATCGCAACACTTGCATTCTATTATCCAAACCGCATATCCATCTTAACGATACACGATACGAgttgtatttttctattattgtaTACCACCGCAATTAATAATCTATCTCACGTATTTTATAGTAATAGCATTCTGAAGATCGCTCTCTACGAAGTCGACACTCCATGCTTCAGAGGGTTGAAGCAAAGGAAAGCACATTTGGCAGTACAAATTTAATACTCCACGTAGAGGCCCTACCCCACCCCCACCCCTCCCTTTTTACATGCTAGGACGTTAATGAACTACTTTGTAATCGGAACGACGAAGACGAAACGGATGAGACTCGAGTCTGATTCCAATGTTCGATAAAATCGTGAATATTATTGATCGAGATGCAAAACAgcaaaaagaacaaaaagagagagagaaagaaacgaaagagtACGACGACGAATTGTTACGTTAAGGTACTTTTCCAGAGGTGACCACTGTGCTTGAGCGAAGGCAACTATCGTATGAGTGGTTTCAGTGTGTGTGCGTGTATATGTGTAACCTGCCCATGTGTATTATATCGTAAATATTGGAtacctttaatttttatatcgcaTTTTAGCATAATACGCGGCCCCTCTTTTGTACATTCAACGATAAATGTAAAGACAAAGTTTCTGCTattacgattaattaattattattattaatattattattattattattgattattattattactaattattatcgcaacaactattattatttccattataCCGTTTACGATTACTGTCGATCGAGCAATCTGACGACAGCAACTCGATAAAGGCTATTTCGCTGCAAGACGATGTACTGCCAAAAATCCACACACCTTTGAAACACACAAATATACTGGAGGTTTATAAACTTTTACATCGGAAATGTTTGTTACCAACCCAGGTTacatttttctgttctttttatttgtataaataaattttaagctGGAGCACGTTATATTGTAACCACGTGATTGTTGTTTTACTTGTCACCAACGGAAAAGAAAGGGACTTGTTATTCTATCAATGCTGCCGCCAGGAGGAATACAGGCAATAAACACATGGAAAACGTTTCCAGTAACGTGCCCTTATTTTATTTAGCGAGGAATTTACATTAGACATTCCTGCAGCGTTACAGTTCCATTGAGATTTCATCAACAAATCAGACTGAAAAACCTGCTGCTCAAGATTAACGGTTGACgatgaaattttcgaaatttaacatttattccCGGACAGCGtcttcgttaacactagatttattctacattttattccattgttcttagaaagctgttcgtttatatagatcacgaaaataacttcaaaaccagagtattacaatgcgtattcgcacaattgcacgaatcaaaattaaACTGTtcctaaataatgtttaaaaatttcgatATCCGTCGcactgacgggttccgtaaatctaacgTTAACGTTTCGTAATGGAGATTCGACGAGGATTTAATCATAGTCGGCCGTTTCCTGCTTCAACGAGTCGGGGCAACTTCGAGCTGGCGGAGGCACAGGAAGCTTAACCGGTGTAGCTGCTATGTTGTCCCATAGTCCCGGAAGTCGAGATCCGTCCGATCCATTGCATTGCATTCCTAATGAAAATTATCGTAAGAAACACCGATGCGAACGTATAGCGTATATCGTCTTCGCAGAGAACCAGCGTGCAGGAATGTTACAGTATTTCAAACGAGAGTACATTAGCGAATTGGACAACCTAACGGTGCTGCCTCGTAGAGGTCGTGCAGAGCCTGCACGCGAACCTTGGTCCACTGGATGCTCTTATAGTTCGACGAGATTCCCTTTTCGTTGCTGGTTGGCTGGCTCTCCCACTCTCTCATATAACGGAAGTAGGTCCTCAGAGCGTCGTCGCTTATGGCGCTTTTGCAAACCTGGAGAGATTTCAAGGGAAACATTAACACAACCTCGTTTAAAAGATAACTAGCGCGTTCGAGCTAATCGAAgctactaaccctttgcactcagaagtttttcactggaaatattttaactttctgatgaaatagaaatatttcgtgAAGCAAAGAAATCGTAAcgtacattgaagaacaaagctattttgtttcaatatttctcaagttgatgtaaggtataatattaaatatcaaattttatagtttcacagtgtgaaatcaggtggtgagtcacctctcgagtgcaaagggctataAGGGCTGAAACTGACGGTTGTCATTGAATTACCTCTAACCGAGCGTTAGGGTAGTAATGAATGTAGTTCACGCACATCTCGTCGGAAATCGCGAAACCACCTAGAGTGACATTCTCTCTTTCCATTGTCTTGTACGTGCAGGTTGTTATCAACGAATCGCCCTGCAATCAATTTGGAAAGATTCGTTTTGAATTACAGATATGAGTTAGAAGCAATGGAATATTCTTATTGAATAGAATAACAATACATTAtagtaaatatacaattttctataCAATATGTTATACGTTATATTGCATAGAAAATCTTTACAGGCAAGATCGTGACTGGTTTCGGCAGCAGTCGAATCTCTTGGAAATGAGTGGAATAATGATTGTCGTAATTCAACGGCGGTAATTCCTCTCCGTCCCTAATGTGCCGTGTGATCACTTTGGTCCCTGTCAAGTGCGTGTGAAGTTGCGACGCGAAGATGTGAATCCCGCGTTGCGGGATGCCAACCCCGGTACACTCTTGTATACAGTGTCCAGATAAAGTGAAAGCTTCCTGCAGCAGTCgtggaatattatataaagtacAGGGTGTCGCAAAGAAACGTCGCCACACtttgaaaaacgaaaaagaatcgACCGTTTTATCAGCTAATAAAGTGTGGTAACAGTTTCTTGTGACATCCTGTATTTtacagtattaacccttaacaactCAGTAgatcttcaaatttatttcattttggaaATTGTCTTTCTAATAACGAGAAGTTgcctattttttcaaaatatataaatatatttctttaaatatattattgaatactTTCAGTGGCATGCTTGGACAGTGCCGGTcaatttagtaaaaatataccgggttgctaagggttaaggaacCATTGGCGTGGTCGACAGTGCAATACTTGTTTCGGTGGTATCGCCATTTTATCCGTATACTCTAAACCCAACTCGATCACGCCGGCGTCGTACTTCCGCAAACTCTTCGTGAGAATGAAACGAATCCCGGAGGAATCGATTTTCCCGTCCTCGAGCTCGGGATTGTTGTAATGGACCTCCAGCATCACGTAGGAATTGAAGTCCTTTCCGCCGATGGACAGTCCGACTTCCTGGGGATAAACGAAGGCGTCCGCTCCCATTGCCCACGCTGCTAACACCTTTTTGCAGATCTGACAGGAAGAAAGCAGCGAATGACATGGTTAATCCTCTTATCTCAATTAATGCACTCTTAGTAAACTTCTCTTAGAACTagcaaaaaactatataattatttaatatagtctaatttaaaaaaagtcaattgaactactcggtagttttagtgttgtaTCTTGCACTCTTAGTAAACTTCTCTTAGAACtagtagaaaactgtataattattcaatgtagtctaactaatttaaaaaaagtcaattgaactactcagtagtttcagtgttgtaTGTTGATAATATTTTGAAGTTGAAAGGAAATCTACTTGGGTTTTCTCTGGCCTGTCAGGTGCATCGCAGGGGCCATCGTACATGGGGACTTCAAGGTTCGCAGACCCGGCACAGTGGAAAACTTCCATGTGGTGCACCAAATGCTCGTTTCCTGGTTGTATCACTGGGCCAAATTGAAGGATATGGTGCCTGCAGACGTGTTGGAACGCAGATCAATCGCGATTGCCAATTTATATGGTCTTTCTTGTAGAAGAATCGTATCGGGTTTACTTCTGAGATAAAGCTGGCGGTAGCTTCTGTACGCGGCACCAATAAGTGGTCTCCTTGTTCGGCACTTTTACTTGGCTGGCCAGCATCTCCAACTGCCACGCGTTGGAAGGGAAGCTCGGTTTCTTGTGCTGCACCCTGATCAATTCCGTCCGAGTCATACCGGAAGTCTCGGCGTCCGAGATCTGAAGACCAGCCAGAGACGACAGTGGACCGAGACCCCTCAGCCACACCAAATGCGTGGTACCTCTCTGAAAAGAGaattacaattaacaataaataaaggCAAATAGATGGCCCAATAAATTTTCTGCGACTGACTGAAGAGATAATTGGGTAATATAAACATTGACATAACATTCAGCAAAAGAAAATCCAGAAACAGATTTAGAGGTCATTTGACTAGGCACGTTTAAtagtaaattatgtaaattctcTCAATTGCCTCCATGATGTAGTCGTTCTCGTCGCAAGTGTCGAATTTCCTCGAGAAAGTGAACTTGGTAACATTCCCCCTCCTTCTCCATGCGAAATCTTCACAGTCCTGCAGCGCGTCCAAGTTCAACTTGCCTTCCTCATCCGCCCACGCGTCCTGGAAAATCGTTTACAGTCTTACATGTTACAAGAACGATTACaattacaaaagtatataaactcaGACAGTGACTTGTACATTGTACAGTTAGTCGGTGTAATTTAATTGACactttgaacgccgcacgattttatagagcaaaatactttgaattttggaattggattattatcattgcacgttcatcaaactgaatgtcgcCGCAAAGgggagcattatttataatatagaaatgtttgcgaattatagtaattcgatttgcttgggggtcaccggtgacccatggcattcaacgtgttaattagacGACAACGAGTACCTGTAATTGAGTCTGACGATGCCAATCGGTCCACAAGATGCAGTAATCAGCAGGCTTCAGTTCCCCATAGTTTGAGAAGCCAATGGCGAACCAGGTGTTGTCCACGCCTATGTAGTGAACCTCTGCGACTATCAGCTCACTCATAAAATCAACCCTGCAAGTTTTTAACCGTGAAACTCAATGGAAACTTCTCTCTTTTACCATAAATACataacaaacatatttttcactctaaataaacaaatacagCACCTCCAATGAAAAGTGGCTTCTGATCCAAGAGGAATAGTATGGACACCAGTTTTGTACAGATCCTTTTCTTCATGTTGCTGATGCTTGTGCCAGGGCAAACAAGAACCGATGCTTAAAACAGTAAATAAAACCAGTTGCTTCGTTGCCAGTAACATTGTTAAATATGAAAAGCCAGGCGTTtcataaatcctttaaattaaatgataacAGTGAACATCTATTCAGCAGTCGAGTCACTTCAAAGTGGTGAGCCCCTTCACTGATCATGGGATGTTTCACCCTTCTGCTGTTGACTTCCACTGAGAGCACCAGGATGGATTGGACGGCTGGAAATTTCGTACGGCGGCGGTTTGCCGCCGTTTCCTTGCGGCGCGCATGCGTAGAGTACGCATTCCTGCGCTCTAACCGTTGCTCACTCTTTAGAAAACTAAACATGCGCTAACAAAGAagtttaatgattaataaatgaACATTAAGAATTATTGAAGACTATAGAAAGCACACGAAAGCTTACTGCGTTGTTCCAAGCTTTAAAACATCAGATGTTTCACGTTTAAGACGAAGACATTCTAGGGAGACTCGAGGCTCACTGCGCATGCGCAGTGGTAACCCTCTCGTGACAATATTCGTACTGTAAAACAAACGTACAACCGAAAACGGATATTTATCTAAATTGGGAGCTTAATAGGAAATAAACAAGATTACCTACATGCAATAACAACATCGTACACAGTAAAAATTAGAGGTTAGAAAGTATCTTCTGCGTGCAACGACCGCACGCACGTGGGAATCTAATTCCAACGGAAATTCGCTTAATATAATCGTCTCAGTCCGCGACAGTTTAATCATTCGAATCCGAGCCATCGATCGGTAATTCCGCCTGGACTCGATTAGCGAGATTATCAATATCCAATAATCGAGAGTCAGGTTCGATTAGCGAGATAAAATTTGCAATTTCGTTCGAGGGCGGCATCGATTTCCGTGGAATCCGATCATCGAAACGATCGGAACAGGAACGATACCGTCGGTGAGAAATGATTTGGAAGTGAGTATGACGGAGGACGTCACGATTCAATGCAGATAACGTAATTTACGATCGATCGCGTATCTCCGTGACAAGCGGATCTCGTTTTTTTCTGACGCGTTATCGTTTACGCAACGGGTTCGAGTGCGATCGTGACTTTCCGGGTTTTCGCGTCGTCAGCACGGCCGGCGGCCGCGCGAAGGAAAATGAAGAAACGCTGAGACATCTAGAAATTTCCTTGATAATCGAATACCAGGGGGCGCATATTGCATTCCATTCGCGGCGCGTGCCTCGCCGTCCGAGCCGCAATCAAGAAATTCCACGGCAGTTATTGCGAGCAGAATTTTCATGACGCGAGCCTCGTTTAACGGTCACGAATAACCCCGGTCACGTGGCCCTCGTTTCGGAATCGATTCGACCGTTAACACAGCGTTCTCGTTTTCACAGGTTCCCTTGGACCACGTGGTCGATGCTCCCTTTAAGCGTTCCTGTTGCTACGGAAATATCGAAGGTTATTTAAATCCACGTTTTAATAGATaagttttaaagttttttttaatagattttaataGATAAGTTTGTTTATGTTTTATCATTCTTTCACATATTATTCGGAAAATTGAATGAAGAAAACGGTTCAGAACCGGTTGGTAATAAGACGATTGAGATTAATTCCCTTTAATAGATCAGTTTGTTTATTCTTTAccattttacatattatttggaaaattgaatgaagAAATCGATTAAGAACTGGTTGGTAAGAAGCCAGCATTAATTCCCTTCGTTTCGAGTGCCTTAAAAGCAATGGACTAGTTCTCAAGAAAAGGAACACCTGGCGAGCACCAATATTGATttaaaaagaagaggaagataACGGTTGGACGTGTTAAATACGATCTCAAGATTAAATCGTACTTTGAATTGTCAGGTGTGATTTTCATGTTGACACGTTGAATTACCACACGATGTTAAAGTGTGAAATGAGAAAgatgcaataataaattatttcattgaattgcgttgttgtCGCAGGTTTGTCTTGCTGAAAGTCACCGCGTTATctagcattatttatttatataatacacgggtga
This portion of the Nomia melanderi isolate GNS246 chromosome 11, iyNomMela1, whole genome shotgun sequence genome encodes:
- the Tbh gene encoding tyramine beta hydroxylase, whose product is MLLATKQLVLFTVLSIGSCLPWHKHQQHEEKDLYKTGVHTIPLGSEATFHWRVDFMSELIVAEVHYIGVDNTWFAIGFSNYGELKPADYCILWTDWHRQTQLQDAWADEEGKLNLDALQDCEDFAWRRRGNVTKFTFSRKFDTCDENDYIMERGTTHLVWLRGLGPLSSLAGLQISDAETSGMTRTELIRVQHKKPSFPSNAWQLEMLASQVKVPNKETTYWCRVQKLPPALSQKHHILQFGPVIQPGNEHLVHHMEVFHCAGSANLEVPMYDGPCDAPDRPEKTQICKKVLAAWAMGADAFVYPQEVGLSIGGKDFNSYVMLEVHYNNPELEDGKIDSSGIRFILTKSLRKYDAGVIELGLEYTDKMAIPPKQEAFTLSGHCIQECTGVGIPQRGIHIFASQLHTHLTGTKVITRHIRDGEELPPLNYDNHYSTHFQEIRLLPKPVTILPGDSLITTCTYKTMERENVTLGGFAISDEMCVNYIHYYPNARLEVCKSAISDDALRTYFRYMREWESQPTSNEKGISSNYKSIQWTKVRVQALHDLYEAAPLGMQCNGSDGSRLPGLWDNIAATPVKLPVPPPARSCPDSLKQETADYD